From a single Stigmatopora argus isolate UIUO_Sarg chromosome 4, RoL_Sarg_1.0, whole genome shotgun sequence genomic region:
- the hoxa13b gene encoding homeobox protein Hox-A13b produces MTASLLLHSHWAEPLMFVYDGGSEERGKNMQDPPFPGGNLAPNQCRNLLAHPASLAPSSAACAAYAGNEVPVSALGEPGKQCSPSSPNASLPYGYFGSGYYHPCRPVSHGGVKACAQPSAYGDKYADLTSSSVPAEEFSNRAKEFAFYQGYSPSPYQASYLDVPVVPALGAPPEPRHEPLLPMEPYQPWSISSNGWSASQVYCSKEQQPQANSVWKASMQADNTCGDSQVRRGRKKRVPYTKVQLKELEREYTTNKFITKDKRRRISAHTNLTERQVTIWFQNRRVKEKKIVNKFKSSC; encoded by the exons ATGACCGCGTCACTACTGCTGCACTCGCACTGGGCCGAACCGCTGATGTTCGTCTACGACGGCGGCTCGGAGGAGCGAGGCAAGAACATGCAGGACCCTCCGTTCCCGGGGGGGAACCTGGCCCCCAACCAGTGCCGGAATCTGTTGGCGCATCCGGCCTCGCTGGCTCCGAGCAGCGCCGCCTGCGCCGCCTACGCCGGCAACGAGGTGCCCGTGTCCGCGTTAGGGGAACCGGGCAAGCAGTGCAGCCCGAGCTCCCCCAACGCTTCCCTCCCTTACGGATACTTTGGCAGCGGCTACTACCACCCGTGCAGGCCGGTGTCCCACGGTGGCGTCAAGGCCTGCGCGCAGCCCTCCGCCTACGGGGACAAGTACGCGGACTTGACGTCGTCGTCGGTCCCCGCGGAGGAATTCTCCAACCGAGCCAAGGAGTTCGCCTTCTACCAGGGCTACAGCCCGAGTCCCTACCAGGCCAGCTACTTGGACGTGCCCGTGGTCCCGGCGCTCGGTGCGCCCCCCGAGCCCAGGCACGAGCCCCTCTTGCCCATGGAGCCCTACCAGCCGTGGTCCATCTCCAGCAATGGTTGGAGTGCGAGCCAAGTGTACTGCAGTAAGGAGCAGCAACCCCAGGCCAATTCCGTGTGGAAGGCCTCGATGCAAG CAGACAACACATGCGGGGACAGCCAAGTCCGCCGTGGGAGGAAGAAACGTGTCCCCTACACCAAGGTGCAGCTGAAAGAACTGGAAAGGGAGTACACCACCAATAAGTTCATCACCAAGGACAAGCGGAGGAGAATATCGGCACACACCAACCTGACGGAGAGACAAGTGACCATCTGGTTTCAGAACCGCCGCGTAAAGGAGAAGAAAATCGTCAATAAATTCAAGAGCTCCTGTTAG
- the hibadhb gene encoding 3-hydroxyisobutyrate dehydrogenase b — protein MAAVLRGTQYLVGRRCRNVQYAIASKRSMASKTQVGFIGLGNMGNPMAKNLLKNGYPVIATDVFPESCKEVQELGAQIVDNPAEVAEKADRIITMLPSNPNVIDAYTGSNGILKKVKKGSLLIDSSTIDPAVSKEMAAAAEKMGAVFMDAPVSGGVGAANLGKLTFMVGGAEEEFTAVKELLSCMGANVVYCGQVGTGQAAKICNNMLLAIGMIGTAETMNLGIRLGLEPKLLAQILNMSSGRCWSSDTYNPVPGVMEGVPSANNYQGGFGTQLMAKDLGLAQNTSTNTKTPVPLGSVAHQIYRMMCARGYASKDFSSVFQFLREEEEQ, from the exons ATGGCGGCCGTGTTGCGAGGGACACAGTACCTTGTGGGAAGGCGGTGCAGGAATGTCCAATATGCGATCG CCTCCAAGAGATCCATGGCCTCCAAGACACAAGTGGGCTTTATTGGCCTTGGAAATATGGGGAACCCAATGGCCAAGAATTTGCTGAAAAACGGATACCCAGTAATTGCCACAGATGTCTTCCCTGAGTCCTGCAAGGAAGTTCAGGAGCTGGGTGCCCAG ATTGTTGACAATCCTGCAGAGGTAGCAGAGAAGGCTGACCGCATTATCACAATGCTTCCCTCCAATCCCAATGTCATTGATGCCTATACTGGATCTAATGGGATCCTTAA GAAAGTGAAGAAGGGTTCCTTGCTCATTGATTCCAGTACAATTGATCCCGCTGTTTCAAAAGAAATGGCAGCAGCTGCTGAGAAAATGGGAGCAGTTTTCATGGATGCACCCGTCTCAGGAG GTGTGGGTGCCGCCAATTTAGGAAAGCTGACTTTTATGGTGGGAGGAGCAGAGGAAGAATTTACTGCTGTCAAAGAGCTACTTAGCTGCATGGGAGCTAATGTGGTGTACTGTGGTCAGGTTGGAACTGGACAA GCTGCCAAAATCTGCAACAACATGCTCCTCGCTATAGGAATGATTGGTACAGCAGAAACAATGAATTTGGGAATCAG ACTTGGTCTTGAGCCAAAGCTTTTGGCACAAATCTTAAACATGAGTTCTGGTCGGTGTTGGTCCAGTGACACGTACAATCCTGTGCCCGGCGTGATGGAGGGAGTCCCGTCTGCAAATAACTACCAGGGAGGCTTTGGCACCCAACTCATGGCaaag GATCTTGGTTTGGCCCAGAACACATCTACCAACACGAAGACCCCTGTTCCACTTGGCTCTGTGGCGCATCAGATCTACCGGATGATGTGTGCCCGTGGTTACGCCAGTAAAGATTTCTCCTCTGTGTTCCAGTTCTTGCGTGAGGAGGAGGAACAGTAA